A part of Periplaneta americana isolate PAMFEO1 chromosome 17, P.americana_PAMFEO1_priV1, whole genome shotgun sequence genomic DNA contains:
- the sqd gene encoding RNA-binding protein squid isoform X1: protein MADNQEYEMGNGEFQQDGGEQQYEQQDDQMNGEGGNEETGGGDAPADSGSAEAPGRDDDRKLFVGGLSWETTDKELREHFHTYGEIESINVKTDPNTGRSRGFAFIVFSQADSIDKVLNAGDHIINNKKVDPKKAKARHGKIFVGGLVPELTDDDIKSFFAQYGTIVEVEMPFDKTKNQRKGFCFITFESEQVVQELLKSPKQSINGKEVDVKKATPKPDGIGAMRGAGRGGRGGRGRGRGGYGGQGWGNQGGYGGYGYDQGGYGGYGGYDYYGSGYGNYGGYGGYDYTGYGGYGNYDYGGYGNNYDGGYSGGRGGGRGKGSTGGGYSGKQRGGSRQTQRHQPY from the exons ATGGCAGATAATCAGGAATATGAAATGGGAAATGGTGAATTTCAACAGGATGGTGGTGAACAACAATATGAACAACAGGACGATCAAATGAATGGTGAAGGTGGAAATGAAGAAACCGGCGGAGGTGATGCTCCTGCTGATAGCGGCAGTGCAGAAGCACCTGGCCGCGATGATGACAG AAAGTTGTTTGTTGGTGGCCTAAGTTGGGAAACAACAGATA AGGAGCTCAGAGAGCATTTCCACACATACGGCGAGATAGAGAGTATAAATGTGAAGACTGATCCCAACACAGGCAGATCAAGGGGATTTGCTTTCATTGTATTCTCACAAGCGGACTCTATCGATAAG gTGTTGAATGCTGGAGACCatataataaacaacaaaaaagttgACCCAAAGAAGGCGAAAGCAAGACATGGGAAAATTTTTGTTGGTGGTTTGGTACCTGAACTCACGGATGACGACATTAAATCCTTCTTCGCACAATATGGCACG ATCGTAGAAGTCGAGATGCCATTCGATAAGACTAAGAACCAGAGGAAAGGGTTCTGCTTCATCACGTTTGAATCTGAACAAGTTGTTCAGGAGTTGCTCAAATCACCAAAACAGTCCATTAACGGAAAAGAG GTTGATGTTAAAAAAGCCACACCAAAACCTGACGGAATTGGCGCAATGAGAGGAGCTGGACGAGGAGGCAGAGGAGGACGTGGCCGAGGGAGAGGAG GTTACGGAGGCCAAGGGTGGGGTAACCAGGGCGGATATGGTGGTTACGGCTATGACCAGGGAGGCTATGGAG GTTATGGAGGTTACGATTATTATGGTAGCGGATATGGAAATTATGGAGGATATGGTGGCTACGATTACACTGGATATGGTGGCTATGGAAACTATG ACTACGGAGGCTACGGCAATAATTATGATGGCGGATACAGTGGTGGAAGAGGTGGTGGCCGTGGGAAAG GCAGTACAGGTGGTGGTTACAGTGGTAAGCAGAGGGGTGGGAGCCGCCAGACACAGAGACACCAGCCGTATTAA
- the sqd gene encoding RNA-binding protein squid isoform X8, translating into MADNQEYEMGNGEFQQDGGEQQYEQQDDQMNGEGGNEETGGGDAPADSGSAEAPGRDDDRKLFVGGLSWETTDKELREHFHTYGEIESINVKTDPNTGRSRGFAFIVFSQADSIDKVLNAGDHIINNKKVDPKKAKARHGKIFVGGLVPELTDDDIKSFFAQYGTIVEVEMPFDKTKNQRKGFCFITFESEQVVQELLKSPKQSINGKEVDVKKATPKPDGIGAMRGAGRGGRGGRGRGRGGYGGYDYYGSGYGNYGGYGGYDYTGYGGYGNYGSTGGGYSGKQRGGSRQTQRHQPY; encoded by the exons ATGGCAGATAATCAGGAATATGAAATGGGAAATGGTGAATTTCAACAGGATGGTGGTGAACAACAATATGAACAACAGGACGATCAAATGAATGGTGAAGGTGGAAATGAAGAAACCGGCGGAGGTGATGCTCCTGCTGATAGCGGCAGTGCAGAAGCACCTGGCCGCGATGATGACAG AAAGTTGTTTGTTGGTGGCCTAAGTTGGGAAACAACAGATA AGGAGCTCAGAGAGCATTTCCACACATACGGCGAGATAGAGAGTATAAATGTGAAGACTGATCCCAACACAGGCAGATCAAGGGGATTTGCTTTCATTGTATTCTCACAAGCGGACTCTATCGATAAG gTGTTGAATGCTGGAGACCatataataaacaacaaaaaagttgACCCAAAGAAGGCGAAAGCAAGACATGGGAAAATTTTTGTTGGTGGTTTGGTACCTGAACTCACGGATGACGACATTAAATCCTTCTTCGCACAATATGGCACG ATCGTAGAAGTCGAGATGCCATTCGATAAGACTAAGAACCAGAGGAAAGGGTTCTGCTTCATCACGTTTGAATCTGAACAAGTTGTTCAGGAGTTGCTCAAATCACCAAAACAGTCCATTAACGGAAAAGAG GTTGATGTTAAAAAAGCCACACCAAAACCTGACGGAATTGGCGCAATGAGAGGAGCTGGACGAGGAGGCAGAGGAGGACGTGGCCGAGGGAGAGGAG GTTATGGAGGTTACGATTATTATGGTAGCGGATATGGAAATTATGGAGGATATGGTGGCTACGATTACACTGGATATGGTGGCTATGGAAACTATG GCAGTACAGGTGGTGGTTACAGTGGTAAGCAGAGGGGTGGGAGCCGCCAGACACAGAGACACCAGCCGTATTAA
- the sqd gene encoding RNA-binding protein squid isoform X6, translated as MADNQEYEMGNGEFQQDGGEQQYEQQDDQMNGEGGNEETGGGDAPADSGSAEAPGRDDDRKLFVGGLSWETTDKELREHFHTYGEIESINVKTDPNTGRSRGFAFIVFSQADSIDKVLNAGDHIINNKKVDPKKAKARHGKIFVGGLVPELTDDDIKSFFAQYGTIVEVEMPFDKTKNQRKGFCFITFESEQVVQELLKSPKQSINGKEVDVKKATPKPDGIGAMRGAGRGGRGGRGRGRGGYGGQGWGNQGGYGGYGYDQGGYGGYGGYDYYGSGYGNYGGYGGYDYTGYGGYGNYAAD; from the exons ATGGCAGATAATCAGGAATATGAAATGGGAAATGGTGAATTTCAACAGGATGGTGGTGAACAACAATATGAACAACAGGACGATCAAATGAATGGTGAAGGTGGAAATGAAGAAACCGGCGGAGGTGATGCTCCTGCTGATAGCGGCAGTGCAGAAGCACCTGGCCGCGATGATGACAG AAAGTTGTTTGTTGGTGGCCTAAGTTGGGAAACAACAGATA AGGAGCTCAGAGAGCATTTCCACACATACGGCGAGATAGAGAGTATAAATGTGAAGACTGATCCCAACACAGGCAGATCAAGGGGATTTGCTTTCATTGTATTCTCACAAGCGGACTCTATCGATAAG gTGTTGAATGCTGGAGACCatataataaacaacaaaaaagttgACCCAAAGAAGGCGAAAGCAAGACATGGGAAAATTTTTGTTGGTGGTTTGGTACCTGAACTCACGGATGACGACATTAAATCCTTCTTCGCACAATATGGCACG ATCGTAGAAGTCGAGATGCCATTCGATAAGACTAAGAACCAGAGGAAAGGGTTCTGCTTCATCACGTTTGAATCTGAACAAGTTGTTCAGGAGTTGCTCAAATCACCAAAACAGTCCATTAACGGAAAAGAG GTTGATGTTAAAAAAGCCACACCAAAACCTGACGGAATTGGCGCAATGAGAGGAGCTGGACGAGGAGGCAGAGGAGGACGTGGCCGAGGGAGAGGAG GTTACGGAGGCCAAGGGTGGGGTAACCAGGGCGGATATGGTGGTTACGGCTATGACCAGGGAGGCTATGGAG GTTATGGAGGTTACGATTATTATGGTAGCGGATATGGAAATTATGGAGGATATGGTGGCTACGATTACACTGGATATGGTGGCTATGGAAACTATG CAGCAGATTAG
- the sqd gene encoding RNA-binding protein squid isoform X9, whose protein sequence is MADNQEYEMGNGEFQQDGGEQQYEQQDDQMNGEGGNEETGGGDAPADSGSAEAPGRDDDRKLFVGGLSWETTDKELREHFHTYGEIESINVKTDPNTGRSRGFAFIVFSQADSIDKVLNAGDHIINNKKVDPKKAKARHGKIFVGGLVPELTDDDIKSFFAQYGTIVEVEMPFDKTKNQRKGFCFITFESEQVVQELLKSPKQSINGKEVDVKKATPKPDGIGAMRGAGRGGRGGRGRGRGGYGGYDYYGSGYGNYGGYGGYDYTGYGGYGNYAAD, encoded by the exons ATGGCAGATAATCAGGAATATGAAATGGGAAATGGTGAATTTCAACAGGATGGTGGTGAACAACAATATGAACAACAGGACGATCAAATGAATGGTGAAGGTGGAAATGAAGAAACCGGCGGAGGTGATGCTCCTGCTGATAGCGGCAGTGCAGAAGCACCTGGCCGCGATGATGACAG AAAGTTGTTTGTTGGTGGCCTAAGTTGGGAAACAACAGATA AGGAGCTCAGAGAGCATTTCCACACATACGGCGAGATAGAGAGTATAAATGTGAAGACTGATCCCAACACAGGCAGATCAAGGGGATTTGCTTTCATTGTATTCTCACAAGCGGACTCTATCGATAAG gTGTTGAATGCTGGAGACCatataataaacaacaaaaaagttgACCCAAAGAAGGCGAAAGCAAGACATGGGAAAATTTTTGTTGGTGGTTTGGTACCTGAACTCACGGATGACGACATTAAATCCTTCTTCGCACAATATGGCACG ATCGTAGAAGTCGAGATGCCATTCGATAAGACTAAGAACCAGAGGAAAGGGTTCTGCTTCATCACGTTTGAATCTGAACAAGTTGTTCAGGAGTTGCTCAAATCACCAAAACAGTCCATTAACGGAAAAGAG GTTGATGTTAAAAAAGCCACACCAAAACCTGACGGAATTGGCGCAATGAGAGGAGCTGGACGAGGAGGCAGAGGAGGACGTGGCCGAGGGAGAGGAG GTTATGGAGGTTACGATTATTATGGTAGCGGATATGGAAATTATGGAGGATATGGTGGCTACGATTACACTGGATATGGTGGCTATGGAAACTATG CAGCAGATTAG
- the sqd gene encoding RNA-binding protein squid isoform X5: MADNQEYEMGNGEFQQDGGEQQYEQQDDQMNGEGGNEETGGGDAPADSGSAEAPGRDDDRKLFVGGLSWETTDKELREHFHTYGEIESINVKTDPNTGRSRGFAFIVFSQADSIDKVLNAGDHIINNKKVDPKKAKARHGKIFVGGLVPELTDDDIKSFFAQYGTIVEVEMPFDKTKNQRKGFCFITFESEQVVQELLKSPKQSINGKEVDVKKATPKPDGIGAMRGAGRGGRGGRGRGRGGYGGYDYYGSGYGNYGGYGGYDYTGYGGYGNYDYGGYGNNYDGGYSGGRGGGRGKGSTGGGYSGKQRGGSRQTQRHQPY, translated from the exons ATGGCAGATAATCAGGAATATGAAATGGGAAATGGTGAATTTCAACAGGATGGTGGTGAACAACAATATGAACAACAGGACGATCAAATGAATGGTGAAGGTGGAAATGAAGAAACCGGCGGAGGTGATGCTCCTGCTGATAGCGGCAGTGCAGAAGCACCTGGCCGCGATGATGACAG AAAGTTGTTTGTTGGTGGCCTAAGTTGGGAAACAACAGATA AGGAGCTCAGAGAGCATTTCCACACATACGGCGAGATAGAGAGTATAAATGTGAAGACTGATCCCAACACAGGCAGATCAAGGGGATTTGCTTTCATTGTATTCTCACAAGCGGACTCTATCGATAAG gTGTTGAATGCTGGAGACCatataataaacaacaaaaaagttgACCCAAAGAAGGCGAAAGCAAGACATGGGAAAATTTTTGTTGGTGGTTTGGTACCTGAACTCACGGATGACGACATTAAATCCTTCTTCGCACAATATGGCACG ATCGTAGAAGTCGAGATGCCATTCGATAAGACTAAGAACCAGAGGAAAGGGTTCTGCTTCATCACGTTTGAATCTGAACAAGTTGTTCAGGAGTTGCTCAAATCACCAAAACAGTCCATTAACGGAAAAGAG GTTGATGTTAAAAAAGCCACACCAAAACCTGACGGAATTGGCGCAATGAGAGGAGCTGGACGAGGAGGCAGAGGAGGACGTGGCCGAGGGAGAGGAG GTTATGGAGGTTACGATTATTATGGTAGCGGATATGGAAATTATGGAGGATATGGTGGCTACGATTACACTGGATATGGTGGCTATGGAAACTATG ACTACGGAGGCTACGGCAATAATTATGATGGCGGATACAGTGGTGGAAGAGGTGGTGGCCGTGGGAAAG GCAGTACAGGTGGTGGTTACAGTGGTAAGCAGAGGGGTGGGAGCCGCCAGACACAGAGACACCAGCCGTATTAA
- the sqd gene encoding RNA-binding protein squid isoform X4, protein MADNQEYEMGNGEFQQDGGEQQYEQQDDQMNGEGGNEETGGGDAPADSGSAEAPGRDDDRKLFVGGLSWETTDKELREHFHTYGEIESINVKTDPNTGRSRGFAFIVFSQADSIDKVLNAGDHIINNKKVDPKKAKARHGKIFVGGLVPELTDDDIKSFFAQYGTIVEVEMPFDKTKNQRKGFCFITFESEQVVQELLKSPKQSINGKEVDVKKATPKPDGIGAMRGAGRGGRGGRGRGRGGYGGQGWGNQGGYGGYGYDQGGYGGYGGYDYYGSGYGNYGGYGGYDYTGYGGYGNYGSTGGGYSGKQRGGSRQTQRHQPY, encoded by the exons ATGGCAGATAATCAGGAATATGAAATGGGAAATGGTGAATTTCAACAGGATGGTGGTGAACAACAATATGAACAACAGGACGATCAAATGAATGGTGAAGGTGGAAATGAAGAAACCGGCGGAGGTGATGCTCCTGCTGATAGCGGCAGTGCAGAAGCACCTGGCCGCGATGATGACAG AAAGTTGTTTGTTGGTGGCCTAAGTTGGGAAACAACAGATA AGGAGCTCAGAGAGCATTTCCACACATACGGCGAGATAGAGAGTATAAATGTGAAGACTGATCCCAACACAGGCAGATCAAGGGGATTTGCTTTCATTGTATTCTCACAAGCGGACTCTATCGATAAG gTGTTGAATGCTGGAGACCatataataaacaacaaaaaagttgACCCAAAGAAGGCGAAAGCAAGACATGGGAAAATTTTTGTTGGTGGTTTGGTACCTGAACTCACGGATGACGACATTAAATCCTTCTTCGCACAATATGGCACG ATCGTAGAAGTCGAGATGCCATTCGATAAGACTAAGAACCAGAGGAAAGGGTTCTGCTTCATCACGTTTGAATCTGAACAAGTTGTTCAGGAGTTGCTCAAATCACCAAAACAGTCCATTAACGGAAAAGAG GTTGATGTTAAAAAAGCCACACCAAAACCTGACGGAATTGGCGCAATGAGAGGAGCTGGACGAGGAGGCAGAGGAGGACGTGGCCGAGGGAGAGGAG GTTACGGAGGCCAAGGGTGGGGTAACCAGGGCGGATATGGTGGTTACGGCTATGACCAGGGAGGCTATGGAG GTTATGGAGGTTACGATTATTATGGTAGCGGATATGGAAATTATGGAGGATATGGTGGCTACGATTACACTGGATATGGTGGCTATGGAAACTATG GCAGTACAGGTGGTGGTTACAGTGGTAAGCAGAGGGGTGGGAGCCGCCAGACACAGAGACACCAGCCGTATTAA
- the sqd gene encoding RNA-binding protein squid isoform X7, with translation MADNQEYEMGNGEFQQDGGEQQYEQQDDQMNGEGGNEETGGGDAPADSGSAEAPGRDDDRKLFVGGLSWETTDKELREHFHTYGEIESINVKTDPNTGRSRGFAFIVFSQADSIDKVLNAGDHIINNKKVDPKKAKARHGKIFVGGLVPELTDDDIKSFFAQYGTIVEVEMPFDKTKNQRKGFCFITFESEQVVQELLKSPKQSINGKEVDVKKATPKPDGIGAMRGAGRGGRGGRGRGRGGYGGQGWGNQGGYGGYGYDQGGYGGYGGYDYYGSGYGNYGGYGGYDYTGYGGYGNYAD, from the exons ATGGCAGATAATCAGGAATATGAAATGGGAAATGGTGAATTTCAACAGGATGGTGGTGAACAACAATATGAACAACAGGACGATCAAATGAATGGTGAAGGTGGAAATGAAGAAACCGGCGGAGGTGATGCTCCTGCTGATAGCGGCAGTGCAGAAGCACCTGGCCGCGATGATGACAG AAAGTTGTTTGTTGGTGGCCTAAGTTGGGAAACAACAGATA AGGAGCTCAGAGAGCATTTCCACACATACGGCGAGATAGAGAGTATAAATGTGAAGACTGATCCCAACACAGGCAGATCAAGGGGATTTGCTTTCATTGTATTCTCACAAGCGGACTCTATCGATAAG gTGTTGAATGCTGGAGACCatataataaacaacaaaaaagttgACCCAAAGAAGGCGAAAGCAAGACATGGGAAAATTTTTGTTGGTGGTTTGGTACCTGAACTCACGGATGACGACATTAAATCCTTCTTCGCACAATATGGCACG ATCGTAGAAGTCGAGATGCCATTCGATAAGACTAAGAACCAGAGGAAAGGGTTCTGCTTCATCACGTTTGAATCTGAACAAGTTGTTCAGGAGTTGCTCAAATCACCAAAACAGTCCATTAACGGAAAAGAG GTTGATGTTAAAAAAGCCACACCAAAACCTGACGGAATTGGCGCAATGAGAGGAGCTGGACGAGGAGGCAGAGGAGGACGTGGCCGAGGGAGAGGAG GTTACGGAGGCCAAGGGTGGGGTAACCAGGGCGGATATGGTGGTTACGGCTATGACCAGGGAGGCTATGGAG GTTATGGAGGTTACGATTATTATGGTAGCGGATATGGAAATTATGGAGGATATGGTGGCTACGATTACACTGGATATGGTGGCTATGGAAACTATG CAGATTAG
- the sqd gene encoding RNA-binding protein squid isoform X3 encodes MADNQEYEMGNGEFQQDGGEQQYEQQDDQMNGEGGNEETGGGDAPADSGSAEAPGRDDDRKLFVGGLSWETTDKELREHFHTYGEIESINVKTDPNTGRSRGFAFIVFSQADSIDKVLNAGDHIINNKKVDPKKAKARHGKIFVGGLVPELTDDDIKSFFAQYGTIVEVEMPFDKTKNQRKGFCFITFESEQVVQELLKSPKQSINGKEVDVKKATPKPDGIGAMRGAGRGGRGGRGRGRGGYGGQGWGNQGGYGGYGYDQGGYGGYGGYDYYGSGYGNYGGYGGYDYTGYGGYGNYDYGGYGNNYDGGYSGGRGGGRGKAD; translated from the exons ATGGCAGATAATCAGGAATATGAAATGGGAAATGGTGAATTTCAACAGGATGGTGGTGAACAACAATATGAACAACAGGACGATCAAATGAATGGTGAAGGTGGAAATGAAGAAACCGGCGGAGGTGATGCTCCTGCTGATAGCGGCAGTGCAGAAGCACCTGGCCGCGATGATGACAG AAAGTTGTTTGTTGGTGGCCTAAGTTGGGAAACAACAGATA AGGAGCTCAGAGAGCATTTCCACACATACGGCGAGATAGAGAGTATAAATGTGAAGACTGATCCCAACACAGGCAGATCAAGGGGATTTGCTTTCATTGTATTCTCACAAGCGGACTCTATCGATAAG gTGTTGAATGCTGGAGACCatataataaacaacaaaaaagttgACCCAAAGAAGGCGAAAGCAAGACATGGGAAAATTTTTGTTGGTGGTTTGGTACCTGAACTCACGGATGACGACATTAAATCCTTCTTCGCACAATATGGCACG ATCGTAGAAGTCGAGATGCCATTCGATAAGACTAAGAACCAGAGGAAAGGGTTCTGCTTCATCACGTTTGAATCTGAACAAGTTGTTCAGGAGTTGCTCAAATCACCAAAACAGTCCATTAACGGAAAAGAG GTTGATGTTAAAAAAGCCACACCAAAACCTGACGGAATTGGCGCAATGAGAGGAGCTGGACGAGGAGGCAGAGGAGGACGTGGCCGAGGGAGAGGAG GTTACGGAGGCCAAGGGTGGGGTAACCAGGGCGGATATGGTGGTTACGGCTATGACCAGGGAGGCTATGGAG GTTATGGAGGTTACGATTATTATGGTAGCGGATATGGAAATTATGGAGGATATGGTGGCTACGATTACACTGGATATGGTGGCTATGGAAACTATG ACTACGGAGGCTACGGCAATAATTATGATGGCGGATACAGTGGTGGAAGAGGTGGTGGCCGTGGGAAAG CAGATTAG
- the sqd gene encoding RNA-binding protein squid isoform X2 yields MADNQEYEMGNGEFQQDGGEQQYEQQDDQMNGEGGNEETGGGDAPADSGSAEAPGRDDDRKLFVGGLSWETTDKELREHFHTYGEIESINVKTDPNTGRSRGFAFIVFSQADSIDKVLNAGDHIINNKKVDPKKAKARHGKIFVGGLVPELTDDDIKSFFAQYGTIVEVEMPFDKTKNQRKGFCFITFESEQVVQELLKSPKQSINGKEVDVKKATPKPDGIGAMRGAGRGGRGGRGRGRGGYGGQGWGNQGGYGGYGYDQGGYGGYGGYDYYGSGYGNYGGYGGYDYTGYGGYGNYDYGGYGNNYDGGYSGGRGGGRGKAAD; encoded by the exons ATGGCAGATAATCAGGAATATGAAATGGGAAATGGTGAATTTCAACAGGATGGTGGTGAACAACAATATGAACAACAGGACGATCAAATGAATGGTGAAGGTGGAAATGAAGAAACCGGCGGAGGTGATGCTCCTGCTGATAGCGGCAGTGCAGAAGCACCTGGCCGCGATGATGACAG AAAGTTGTTTGTTGGTGGCCTAAGTTGGGAAACAACAGATA AGGAGCTCAGAGAGCATTTCCACACATACGGCGAGATAGAGAGTATAAATGTGAAGACTGATCCCAACACAGGCAGATCAAGGGGATTTGCTTTCATTGTATTCTCACAAGCGGACTCTATCGATAAG gTGTTGAATGCTGGAGACCatataataaacaacaaaaaagttgACCCAAAGAAGGCGAAAGCAAGACATGGGAAAATTTTTGTTGGTGGTTTGGTACCTGAACTCACGGATGACGACATTAAATCCTTCTTCGCACAATATGGCACG ATCGTAGAAGTCGAGATGCCATTCGATAAGACTAAGAACCAGAGGAAAGGGTTCTGCTTCATCACGTTTGAATCTGAACAAGTTGTTCAGGAGTTGCTCAAATCACCAAAACAGTCCATTAACGGAAAAGAG GTTGATGTTAAAAAAGCCACACCAAAACCTGACGGAATTGGCGCAATGAGAGGAGCTGGACGAGGAGGCAGAGGAGGACGTGGCCGAGGGAGAGGAG GTTACGGAGGCCAAGGGTGGGGTAACCAGGGCGGATATGGTGGTTACGGCTATGACCAGGGAGGCTATGGAG GTTATGGAGGTTACGATTATTATGGTAGCGGATATGGAAATTATGGAGGATATGGTGGCTACGATTACACTGGATATGGTGGCTATGGAAACTATG ACTACGGAGGCTACGGCAATAATTATGATGGCGGATACAGTGGTGGAAGAGGTGGTGGCCGTGGGAAAG CAGCAGATTAG